From Scomber japonicus isolate fScoJap1 chromosome 22, fScoJap1.pri, whole genome shotgun sequence, one genomic window encodes:
- the si:dkey-9k7.3 gene encoding circularly permutated Ras protein 1 isoform X1: MHKIAKVLCLYVFQMEFACSHVVCNLRPDEAASTGVSLIEYDNIVPAKQQEVPPPLPPRRLRKPRPTSLPLPPLPPLPTFQCPPTQLSAPPPVPPRLDKLEGESRLKANLNVVSLSIGNLVKINDASNMPFFQSPVKCGKCGAALSCLSPMKKNVWVCEFCGRENSVDDSVKRARVAQRAGLRSDDLYLPSQSDDDYQNLENTLVVFCVDISGSMSVTTEVTSSSGSPAYISRLQGIQDALQMALSSLLQHSPHRRVALVTFNDEVVIYGDGTGTPLTLRDWALVDYDHIWQQGVNYPIPHCIAETYHQLIKRVKELMEHGATCLGPAALASVALASRYPGSKVVLCTDGRANIGLGEMEQTSSLSSPHLTSYFYKQLALQAVESGVIVSVMTFEGTDCRLAEVGRLADTTGGRVNIVSIGTVATEIQSASMDNVLATGATLTLLASDGVYFPYMDENNHKLMTEIGNVTEGLEITFQFAVKKEFNAVFLQRNALPFQVQLNFKTRDQQRVTRIITEQRPVTVSSRIWAGSLNMAVLGVHCAQLCASLTMEGRVGEAQRQLKVQQDLLKQISKQRPILKEEGIYGNWMETMSSICDDITTESSGLSDEAAKVVYQMKRATSVSSNIDSNTAENQKKKTKKKKALLAGM; this comes from the exons atgcacaAAATAGCTAAGGtattgtgtctttatgtgtttcAGATGGAGTTCGCCTGCAGTCATGTTGTCTGTAATTTGAGACCCGATGAAGCAG CATCCACAGGAGTTTCTCTAATCGAGTATGACAACATAGTGCCTGCTAAACAGCAAGAAg TTCCTCCACCGCTGCCTCCTCGTCGTCTGAGAAAACCTCGGCCTACTTCTCTGCCTCTCCCGCCTCTCCCGCCTCTCCCCACTTTCCAGTGTCCACCTACACAGCTCTCCGCCCCTCCACCTGTCCCACCCAGAC TTGACAAGCTGGAGGGAGAAAGCAGACTAAAAGCCAATCTCAATGTAGTCTCGCTCAGTATCGGAAATCTGGTCAAAATCAACGATG CATCCAACATGCCGTTTTTTCAAAGCCCAGTGAAATGTGGGAAATGTGGCGCTGCCTTGTCATGTCTGAGTCCTATGAAGAAGAAT gtgtgggtgtgtgagttTTGTGGGCGTGAAAACAGCGTAGACGACAGTGTGAAGAGAGCGCGTGTGGCTCAGCGTGCAGGTTTACGCAGTGATGATCTTTACCTGCCAAGCCAGAGCGACGACGACTACCAAAACCTGGAGAACACCCTGGTCGTGTTCTGTGTGGACATTTCTGGCAGCATGAGTGTCACTACAGAG GTTACATCAAGCAGCGGATCGCCAGCTTATATATCCAGACTACAG GGTATCCAGGATGCCCTCCAGATGGCGCTGTCGTCCCTGCTGCAGCACTCCCCTCACAGGAGAGTAGCGCTGGTGACGTTCAACGATGAG GTGGTGATATATGGCGATGGTACTGGTACTCCTCTCACTCTCAGAGATTGGGCATTGGTTGATTATGACCATATATGGCAACAGGGGGTAAATTACCCAATTCCACACTGTATAGCTGAGACCTACCACCAACTAATAAAGAGAGTAAAAGA GCTCATGGAACATGGGGCTACGTGTCTTGGTCCTGCAGCGTTAGCGTCAGTTGCCTTGGCATCAAGGTACCCTGGTTCAAAG GTGGTTTTGTGCACTGACGGCAGAGCCAACATCGGACTTGGCGAGATGGAGCAAACTtcgtctctctcctcccctcatcTTACTTCATATTTCTACAAACAGCTGGCTCTACAGGCTGTGGAGAGTgg GGTCATAGTATCAGTGATGACGTTTGAAGGGACAGACTGTCGCCTGGCCGAGGTTGGGCGACTAGCAGACACTACTGGAGGACGG GTGAACATCGTCAGCATCGGCACTGTGGCAACAGAGATCCAATCAGCCTCCATGGACAACGTCCTAGCAACAGGAGCCACACTAACGCTGCTTGCTTCAGATGGAGT GTATTTTCCCTATATGgatgaaaataatcacaaaCTGATGACAGAAATCGGAAATGTGACAGAGGGGCTGGAGATCACCTTCCAGTTTGCTGTCAAGAAAGAGTTCAATGCAG ttttTCTCCAGAGGAACGCACTTCCTTTCCAAGTCCAGCTGAACTTCAAGACCAGAGACCAGCAAAGGGTCACACGTATCATCACTGAACAAAGACCAGTTACTGTCTCCAG tcGGATTTGGGCCGGTAGCCTAAACATGGCGGTACTTGGTGTTCACTGTGCTCAGCTCTGTGCTAGTTTAACCATGGAGGGCCGGGTGGGGGAAGCACAGAGGCAACTGAAAGTACAGCAAGACCTGCTCAAACAGATCAG CAAGCAGCGGCCAATCCTAAAGGAAGAGGGTATCTATGGCAATTGGATGGAGACCATGTCATCAATCTGTGACGACATCACCACAGAGTCCTCT GGTTTATCTGATGAAGCAGCTAAGGTGGTGTATCAGATGAAGAGAGCAACCAGTGTGAGCAGCAACATCGACAGCAACACAGCTGagaaccagaagaagaaaa
- the si:dkey-9k7.3 gene encoding circularly permutated Ras protein 1 isoform X2, which translates to MEFACSHVVCNLRPDEAASTGVSLIEYDNIVPAKQQEVPPPLPPRRLRKPRPTSLPLPPLPPLPTFQCPPTQLSAPPPVPPRLDKLEGESRLKANLNVVSLSIGNLVKINDASNMPFFQSPVKCGKCGAALSCLSPMKKNVWVCEFCGRENSVDDSVKRARVAQRAGLRSDDLYLPSQSDDDYQNLENTLVVFCVDISGSMSVTTEVTSSSGSPAYISRLQGIQDALQMALSSLLQHSPHRRVALVTFNDEVVIYGDGTGTPLTLRDWALVDYDHIWQQGVNYPIPHCIAETYHQLIKRVKELMEHGATCLGPAALASVALASRYPGSKVVLCTDGRANIGLGEMEQTSSLSSPHLTSYFYKQLALQAVESGVIVSVMTFEGTDCRLAEVGRLADTTGGRVNIVSIGTVATEIQSASMDNVLATGATLTLLASDGVYFPYMDENNHKLMTEIGNVTEGLEITFQFAVKKEFNAVFLQRNALPFQVQLNFKTRDQQRVTRIITEQRPVTVSSRIWAGSLNMAVLGVHCAQLCASLTMEGRVGEAQRQLKVQQDLLKQISKQRPILKEEGIYGNWMETMSSICDDITTESSGLSDEAAKVVYQMKRATSVSSNIDSNTAENQKKKTKKKKALLAGM; encoded by the exons ATGGAGTTCGCCTGCAGTCATGTTGTCTGTAATTTGAGACCCGATGAAGCAG CATCCACAGGAGTTTCTCTAATCGAGTATGACAACATAGTGCCTGCTAAACAGCAAGAAg TTCCTCCACCGCTGCCTCCTCGTCGTCTGAGAAAACCTCGGCCTACTTCTCTGCCTCTCCCGCCTCTCCCGCCTCTCCCCACTTTCCAGTGTCCACCTACACAGCTCTCCGCCCCTCCACCTGTCCCACCCAGAC TTGACAAGCTGGAGGGAGAAAGCAGACTAAAAGCCAATCTCAATGTAGTCTCGCTCAGTATCGGAAATCTGGTCAAAATCAACGATG CATCCAACATGCCGTTTTTTCAAAGCCCAGTGAAATGTGGGAAATGTGGCGCTGCCTTGTCATGTCTGAGTCCTATGAAGAAGAAT gtgtgggtgtgtgagttTTGTGGGCGTGAAAACAGCGTAGACGACAGTGTGAAGAGAGCGCGTGTGGCTCAGCGTGCAGGTTTACGCAGTGATGATCTTTACCTGCCAAGCCAGAGCGACGACGACTACCAAAACCTGGAGAACACCCTGGTCGTGTTCTGTGTGGACATTTCTGGCAGCATGAGTGTCACTACAGAG GTTACATCAAGCAGCGGATCGCCAGCTTATATATCCAGACTACAG GGTATCCAGGATGCCCTCCAGATGGCGCTGTCGTCCCTGCTGCAGCACTCCCCTCACAGGAGAGTAGCGCTGGTGACGTTCAACGATGAG GTGGTGATATATGGCGATGGTACTGGTACTCCTCTCACTCTCAGAGATTGGGCATTGGTTGATTATGACCATATATGGCAACAGGGGGTAAATTACCCAATTCCACACTGTATAGCTGAGACCTACCACCAACTAATAAAGAGAGTAAAAGA GCTCATGGAACATGGGGCTACGTGTCTTGGTCCTGCAGCGTTAGCGTCAGTTGCCTTGGCATCAAGGTACCCTGGTTCAAAG GTGGTTTTGTGCACTGACGGCAGAGCCAACATCGGACTTGGCGAGATGGAGCAAACTtcgtctctctcctcccctcatcTTACTTCATATTTCTACAAACAGCTGGCTCTACAGGCTGTGGAGAGTgg GGTCATAGTATCAGTGATGACGTTTGAAGGGACAGACTGTCGCCTGGCCGAGGTTGGGCGACTAGCAGACACTACTGGAGGACGG GTGAACATCGTCAGCATCGGCACTGTGGCAACAGAGATCCAATCAGCCTCCATGGACAACGTCCTAGCAACAGGAGCCACACTAACGCTGCTTGCTTCAGATGGAGT GTATTTTCCCTATATGgatgaaaataatcacaaaCTGATGACAGAAATCGGAAATGTGACAGAGGGGCTGGAGATCACCTTCCAGTTTGCTGTCAAGAAAGAGTTCAATGCAG ttttTCTCCAGAGGAACGCACTTCCTTTCCAAGTCCAGCTGAACTTCAAGACCAGAGACCAGCAAAGGGTCACACGTATCATCACTGAACAAAGACCAGTTACTGTCTCCAG tcGGATTTGGGCCGGTAGCCTAAACATGGCGGTACTTGGTGTTCACTGTGCTCAGCTCTGTGCTAGTTTAACCATGGAGGGCCGGGTGGGGGAAGCACAGAGGCAACTGAAAGTACAGCAAGACCTGCTCAAACAGATCAG CAAGCAGCGGCCAATCCTAAAGGAAGAGGGTATCTATGGCAATTGGATGGAGACCATGTCATCAATCTGTGACGACATCACCACAGAGTCCTCT GGTTTATCTGATGAAGCAGCTAAGGTGGTGTATCAGATGAAGAGAGCAACCAGTGTGAGCAGCAACATCGACAGCAACACAGCTGagaaccagaagaagaaaa